From the genome of Reinekea thalattae:
TGACGAGCTCTGCACGCTGTACCCTGAAGTTTTTGACATGGCCGCTCCAAAGCCGTTGCAAATCGGTGTACATACGGCCATCGCAGAAGATGGAAAGCTTTCTAAGACACGCATCCGTAGAGCATTAAACCTCTATGTACGCATGCGTCGTTATATTGCCTGCTTAACAGAAGGCGCTGAGCGAATTACGCTTGGTGGCAAAAGTGTTGGTACGGTTACCGAAGAAGAAGCTAAACACGCGGCCGAAAAGCTTGCTGAAATCGATAAAAAACGTGCCCAGCGTAAGCCTCAAACCGATAAGCCGAAGCGTCGTCCTAATCGTAACAAACCAAATTCGACTCGACCTGCAGCGAATAAGCCGGCTAATAAAGCCAGCAAACCTCAGGCTGAAAAGAAACAAACTCCAGAATCAAAACAGAATGCGGAAGAACGCATGCAGTCTAAGCTGGAAGCATTGGTGAATAAACGTTCAAATTAGTATCGCACTAATTCAGTAACGCCAACAAAAAAGCCAGATGACTCTGGCTTTTTTTGTTTCTGGCTTAGCTGCTTCTAGCTTAGCTGCTTCTAGCCTTGCATCAATAAACGCCTCAGCGATTTATCTCTTTTGTAGGTGTCAGCTACGCTGCTGTGAAAACGCCAACACCTCTTCAATACGCTTCTTACCAAGCAAAATCATCAATAGACGATCGACGCCTAAAGCCACTCCAGCGCAACTGGGCATGCCATGCTGTAGCGCGGCAATAAAATGCTGATCAATCACCACTGGAGCTAAGTTTTGCTCGCGACGCGCCTGTTCTTCAGCCAAAAAT
Proteins encoded in this window:
- a CDS encoding ProQ/FINO family protein, translating into MSEQPTTEQNQENPKAKLEAKRKKEYEANRKALDELCTLYPEVFDMAAPKPLQIGVHTAIAEDGKLSKTRIRRALNLYVRMRRYIACLTEGAERITLGGKSVGTVTEEEAKHAAEKLAEIDKKRAQRKPQTDKPKRRPNRNKPNSTRPAANKPANKASKPQAEKKQTPESKQNAEERMQSKLEALVNKRSN